GGCGCCACGATACACGCCTTGATTCTGTCGAACACCTGCTTCTTCAGGACCTTGCGCTTGAGGATGTCCTCGGGCGCCGCGTAGGGCCGCGCCTTGATGATGGCGTTGGCGCGTTGCGGGCCGATCTGCGGCAGCTTGCGCAGCTCGTCCAGCGTGGCCGTGTTGACGTTGACCTTGGCGTCCGGGCAGGCCGTCGCCTTCGGCGCGGGCTTTCCCGGCGTCGGCTTCGGCGCCGTGCCGGCCTTGGGAATCGGCATCGTCGGCGCGGGCGGCTCCGTGGCGGGCGCGGCGGGCGGCGCGGCGGTCCCGGCGGATGGCGCCGACGGCGGGACGGTGGCCGCGGGCGGGGTCGCGGCGGGCGGAGTCGAGGCCGGTGGCGGCGCGGCGGGCGGTGTCGCGACGGTCCCCGGCGGAGGCGGCAGCGGCTGCGACGTCACCTGCGACGACACCGGAAGGACCAGCCCGACGCACGCGACAAGGAACAGGGCCGGTACGAGACGACGGAACATCGACGGAGACCTCCTCAAGGAAAACCCGGCGGGCGCGGACCCGGGCGGCGACGCCACGGCCGGAGCCGCGCGCCGGCAGGATACCCGCGCGTCGACCCGCCGGACAGACGCGCCGCGATCATGGCGAATCGGCGGCGCCGGCAGCCTGTCGCGCGCGACGACGACCGGGTATGATCGCGCAGGAGACCGCATCATGGCCGCAGGCCTCTACGACCACATCGTCCGGCCACGCTTGATCGTGGACCGGCGCGCGCTGTCGACGACGCTCGCGGCCGCTGTCGACGACGCCGAGAGCGTCGATTCGGCGCGCGGGCCCGTGTTGACCGCGTTCAAGGACGCTCTGGCGCGCGGCCGGCAGGAGATCCGGCGCCGCTTCGAGGGCGAGGGGGCCGACGCGACGCCCGCCGCCCGCCGCGTCGGCGCGACCGACGGCGCCAACGATGGACCGGCCGTGCTGGCGGCGACGTCGTACCTGATGGACCAGCTGGTCCGCACGCTGTTCGACTTCGCGAACGAGCATGTCTATCCCGCCGCCAATCCCAGCATGGCCGAGCAGATCGCGATGGTCGCGACCGGCGGCTACGGCCGGGCGGAGCTGGCGCCGCAATCCGACATCGATCTGCTGTTCCTGCTGCCCTACAAGCAGACGCCCAGGGGCGAGCAGATCGTCGAGTACATGCTGTACTTCCTGTGGGATCTCGGTCTCAAGGTCGGACACGCCACGCGCTCGGTCGAGGAGTGCCTGCGCCAGGCCGACAAGGACCAGACGATCCGCACGGCGCTGCTGGAGATGCGCTACCTGTGGGGCGAGCGCGACCTGTACGACCGCCTGAAGCGCGAGTTCACGCAGAAATTCCTGACGACCGACGGCCGCGACTTCCTCGAGGCCAAGCTGGCGGAGCGCGACGCGCGCCACCAGCGCATGGGCGATTCGCGCTACGTCGTCGAACCCAACGTCAAGGACGGCAAGGGCGGCCTGCGCGACCTGCACACGCTGTTCTGGATCGCCAAGTATCTCTACCGCGTCGACAGCGTCGCCGGCCTGGTCGAGAAGGAGGTCCTGACGCGGGGCGAGGCGCGGCAGTTCCAGCGGGCCGAGCGGCTGTTCGTCACGGTGCGCTGCCATATCCACTTCCTCACCGGGCGGCCGGACGACCGGCTGTCGTTCGACCTCCAGCGCGAGATCGCGACGCGCCTCGGCTACCAGGACCGGCCGGGCTCGCGCGGCGTCGAGCGCTTCATGAAACACTACTATCTGCACGCGAAGACGGTCGGCGACCTGACGCGGATCTTCGTCGCCGCGCTGGAGGCGGGTCGCCGCCGCAAGCCGCGGCTGCGGCTGTTGTGGGAGTCGCTGCGCCCGCGCCAGCTCGAGGGGTTCAAGCTCGACGGCGAGCGTCTCGCGGTCGGCGGCGCCGACGACTTCATCCGGGATCCGGTGCGGTTCCTGAGCCTGTTCCGGGTCGCGCAGGAGAACGACGTCGACATCCATCCCGCGACGCTGCGGCTGGTGACCCAGAACATCAAGCTGGTCGACGCGCGGCTGCGTGAGAACCCCGACGCCAACCGCCTGTTCCTCGAGCTGCTGACGTCGCGCAAGGACCCCGAGACGTCGCTCCGGCGCCTCAACGAGGCCGGCGTGTTCGGCCGTTTCGTGCCTGATTTCGGCCGCGTCGTGGCGCAGACGCAGCACGACATGTACCACACGTACACTGTCGACGAGCACACCATCCGGGCGATCGGGATCCTCTCGCGCATCGAGGCCGGCGCGCTCAAGGAGGACCACCCCGTCGCCTCGGACGTCGTGCACAAGGTGCTGTCGCGCGAGGTCCTCTATCTCGCCGTGCTGCTGCACGACATCGCCAAGGGCCGCAACGGCGACCACTCGGTCCTGGGCGCCGAGATCGCGAACCAGCTCTGTCCCCGCCTCGGCCTCGACGCGGCGTCGACCGAGACCGTGGCGTGGCTGGTGCGCCACCACCTGGCGATGTCCGCGACGGCGTTCCAGCGCGACCTGCAGGACGGCAAGACCATCTCCGACTTCGCCAAGCTGGTGCAGTCCCCGGAGCGCCTCCGCCTGCTGCTGGTCCTGACGGTCTGCGACATCCGCGCCGTCGGCCCCTCGGTGTGGAACGGCTGGAAGGCGGCGCTGCTGCGCCAGCTCTACTTCGCGACCGAGGAGGTTCTCTCGGGCGGCACGCTCCAGGGCGGCCGCGCCGAGCGGGTGAAGGCCGTCCAGGTCGAGATGGCCAGACGCCTCGCCGGCTGGACGCAGGCCGACATGGACGCGCACCTTGCGCTCGGCAACCCGGCCTACTGGCTCTCGTTCGACCCCGGCACGCTGGCGCGCCACGCCGAGCTGGTGCGCAAGGCCGGCGGCGATTCGCCGCTGCGCATCGAGCACCGCGTCGATCCCGAGCGCGCCGCCACGGAGTTGATCGTCTACACCCTCGACACCCACGGGCTGTTCGCCCGGCTGGCCGGCGCGATGGCGGTCTCCGGCGCCACCATCGTCGACGCCAAGATCTTCACGCTGAGCAACGGGATGGCGCTGGACACGTTCTGGATCCAGGACCTCGACGGAAAGCCGTTCGACCGCGCCGACCGCCTGGCGCGTCTGCGCGGCCGCATCGAGCTGGCCCTCACCAACCGCCTCGACGTCGCCGGCGAGCTCGCCAAGGCGCGGCCAAACTACCCGACCCGCGACCGCGTCTTCACCGTCGAGCCGCGCGTCCTCGTCGACAACAACGCCTCGCGCGCCCACACCGTCATCGAGGTCAACGGCCGCGACCGGCCGGGTTTCCTCCACGTGGTCACGCGCGCGCTGGCCGGGCAACACCTCCAGATCGCTTCCGCCCATGTGACGACCTACGGCGAACGCGCGGTCGACGTGTTCTACGTCAAGGACCTGTTCGGCTTGAAAGTCGTCAATCCGCAGAAGCTCACGGACATCGAGACCGGCGTGACGGCCGCGATCCGGGCATTCGAACGCGGCGATCCCGCCAGTCCGTCGAGCGCCGCGCGGGCGGCCTGAGCGCCGCCATATGGCGGCGCGACATTCCAAGGGCGACTAAATCTAGAGTATCCATTGGAAATTATTGTTTAATAACACTCTGTTACGTGTTATATTTCAATCTAAATATTGACATTCATTCCACTCACCTGGTGGTGCGGCGATGACGTTCGCACGTAGCGAATTCGGTTCCTTCATCCACGGCAACGCGATGTTCATCGCCGTCGGAGCCATTCTGTTCTGCATCGCCCTCGTCTTCCTGCACGCCCGCGGCGGCAGCGCGGTGAGGATGGTGATGATGGTGCTGCTCATGATCGTCGCCCCGACCGCCGTCATTGGCGTCGGCGGCTGGTTGTGGTTCGGTGACGACCATTCCTCGGCGCGGGCCGCCGAGTCCGCGCCGATGAGCCAATGGGGAGATTCGGACAAGGGCGCGAAGCTCGTCGCGCGCGCCGACGCGCATCTCCGCAAGGGCGAGATCGAACCGGCGCGGCAGGCGCTCCTCCAGGCGCTCGAGACCTTCCACCGCGCGCGCAACACGCTCGGCGAGGGAAAGGCGTATGTCGAACTCGGCGACCTCGCCCGCCGCGGCGGCGACACGGCGCGGACGGCGGAGATGTACAAGGCCGCGGTCGACCTGTTCCGCCGCGACGAGAACCGCCCCGGCCTCGCCAGCGCCCTGCGCGCGCGCGGCGAGCTCGAGCGGCTGACCGGCCGCTTCGACGAGGCGCGCAAGAGCTACGAGGAGTCGCGCGACCTCTATCGGCGGATCGACGACCGCCTGGGCGAGGCGGACACGCTCCTTAGCCTCGGCGAGCTGGCGCGCAATCGGGGCGACCGCAATGGCGCAGTCGACGCCTACACCGCAGCCACGGCGTTGTACCGAGCCGACCGATTCCGGGTCGGCGAGGCACGCGCAATGATCGGCTTCGGCGACCTCCACCTCGACGATGGCGACGTCAAGACGGCGACGGCGTTCTACGAGGAGGCCGTGGTCGCGTTCCGCGGCGGCGGCAAGGGCGGCAGCGAAGGGCAGGCCCTCGTGGCGATGGCCGACGCCGCGCTGGCCGCGAAGCGCCTTCCCGAAGCGCGGCGCGACTACGAGACCGCCAGGGCGCTATTCAAACGCGGCGGATACCTGTCTGGCGAGGCACAGGCGTTGATCGGCCTAGGTCTGGCCGAGCGCACCGGCGGCACCCCGGCACGGGCGACCGAGTTCCTGAACGCAGCCCTGGCCACGGCACGGCGCGCCGGCGACGCCGCCGCCGAGGCGGTGGCCGCGGATGCGCTACGCGATCCGGCGTTCGCGCTGCGCAGCCGGCATCGGACGCGCTTCTTCAGCCAGCGCTGACGCGCGGATCGCCCGGCCCTCCTACCGGTCGGGCGACATATCGATCGTCGCGGCGCATGAAGCGCCGCCGGTCTGGCATGTCATCCGGACGACGCGCAGGGAGACGATGTCGGCGCAGCCGGCGCCAAGCGGCCGGGATTCGTCCCCATGCACGACCAGCCGCGCCGAGGCGCCCGGCGCGATCGGGCGTTCGACTCCGTGCAGATAGCGCGACTTGAACTCGAGTTCCCGCGTCTCGCCCGACTTGAGGACGAAGGCGACGTCGACCTGCATGTAGTCGACCGGCGCCACCGTGCCGTTGCGCGCGACGAAAGACGGCACGCAGGACCCGAACACCGTCGCGTCCGAGTCGCGCCGCACCTCGATCCGGTCGGCCGCGCCGGCGGTCCCCAGCCATGAGAACCCCGCCAGGAACGCACCGACGGCACCGAACATCGCTCGACAACCCATGTCCGCCTCCTTCGACTGGTCAGGTCGTCTCCATCCGCACCGGGCCGGTCGCCTCGCGCCGCCGGTCGATCATCTGGAGGATCGCCGCGGCCGTCTCCTCGATCGAGCGCCGCGTGACATCGATGCTGGCCCAGTTGTGCCGCGCATAGAGCTGCCGGGCCGCGCGCATCTCGCCTTGGACCACCTCCAGATCGGTGTAGGCCGTGTCTGCGTCCTCCCGCAGCAATTGGAGACGATTGCGGCGGATCTGCACCAGGCGCTCGGCGTCCGTGACCAGTCCGACGACCAGCGGACGGCGGGCCGTCTCCAGCTCCCGCGGCACCGGCACGTCCGGAACCAACGGCACGTTCGCGGCCTTGATACCCCGGTTCGCGAGATACACGCAGGTCGGCGTCTTCGATGTCCGCGACGGTCCCACCAGAACGACATCGGCCTCGTCGAGATCGTGCGTCGATTGTCCGTCGTCATGCGCCAGGGTGTAGTGCATGGCGTCGATGCGGCCGAAATAGCCGTCGTCCATCGCGTGCTGCCGCCCCGGCCACATCGCGGTCTTGCTGTGGAAGTGGACCCCCAGCGTGCTGATCGCCTGGTCGAGGATACCGATGCATGGAAGCTGCAGACGCCGGCAATGCTCGCGCAGGCAGTCCCGCAATTCCGGATCGACCAAGGTGTACAGCACGGGCCCGCGGTTGAGCTCGATGGCGCCCGCGACCTTGTCCATCTGCACCGTCGTGCGGACGAGCGACCACACGTGTTCCGTGGCGAACACGCCTTCGAACTGGGCCAGGCACGCCCGCGCCACGCCGGCGACCGTCTCCCCGGTGGAATCCGACACCAGATGCAGGTGGAAATTGCGACCGCGCGAGACCATGGAACCACCGCCTTCCGGGGTGACTCTACTCCACTGCGGCGCCGGGAAAAGCCGTATCGATCCGGGTCCCCGAGCGCTCCCCCATCCCCCGCCGGCGCCGGATCGACGACAGACGTGTGGACGGCGCGTGAAATCGCGCATGACCCTCCCTTCGGCACCAAACCGCCCACCTCGACGTATACGGGCCCGATGAACCGCGCTGCGCACATCCTTCCACGTGACTCACGCTACCCCGGGACCCGGAATCACCCGTGATTCCTCATTGAATCCGCACATGACGCCGATCCTTCCCGATTCAATCCCCGTTAATCCGCCGGGCGGTCACGATCCCCCGGCATGACGGGAAAAAACCCGCGAAGATTTGATCCCCGACGTCCACACGCCCTACTGCTTCTTCGACTCCATAAGATTCATGAATCAGTTAAAGAAGGGTGGAGCCAAAAAGGGAATGTGTCCGTGGATCGATTGTTGACGCGGGTCCTGCGCGGCGAGCGAACGCCGGGCCCGCCAGTATGGTTGATGCGCCAGGCTGGACGGTACCTGCCTGAGTACCGGGCGAGCCGCGCGCGCGCCGGTTCGTTCCTCGATCTTTGCTACTCGCTGGATTTCGCCACCGAGGTGACGCTCCAACCGATCCGCCGTTTCGGATTCGACGCCTCGATCATCTTCTCGGACATCCTCGTCGGGCCGCAGGCGATGGGCCGCAAGCTCTGGTTCGAGGAAGGCGAGGGACCGAAGCTCGACCCGATGGAAGGTCCGGCCGACGTCGCGCGGTTGTCCTCGGCGGGTCTTGAGGACCGTCTGCAACCCGTCTACGAGGCGATCCGCCGCACCCGCGCGGCGTTGCCGGAGTCGACCGATCTGATCGGATTCTGCGGCGCGCCTTTCACGCTCGCCTGCTACATGATCGAGGGTGGTGGCAGCCGGGACTGGTTCAAGGTCAAGCAATGGGCCTATGGCCATCCCGAAAGCTTCCGGCGGCTGATCGAGGCGTTGGTGGACGCCTGCGCCGCGCATCTCGCCCGTCAGGTCGAGGCGGGCTGCGACGTGGTGCAGATATTCGATAGCTGGGCGGGCGTCCTGCCGGAGGAGCAGCTCTTCCACTGGTCGGTGCAGCCGACCCAGGCGATCGCGCGCAAGCTGCGGGAGCGCCATCCTGGAACGCCGGTGATCGTGTTTCCGCGCGGCGTCGGGCCCGCCGCGATGATGTACCGGCGGCTGCCGGAATTCGCCGCGATCTCCATCGACACCGGCATCGGCGCGCACTGGGCGGCGCAGGAGCTGCAACCGCACCTCTGCGTCCAGGGGAATCTCGATCCCGCGATGCTGGTGGTCGGCGGCGAGGCGATGGCGCACGAGACGAAGCGCATCCTCGGCAAATTGTCGGGCGGGCGGCACGTCTTCAATCTCGGTCATGGCGTCGTGCCGCAAACGCCGCCCGACAACGTCGCGCGGCTTGTCGATATCGTGCGGGACTGGTCGAGCCGATGAGCCGCGTCGCGGTGGTCCTGTTCAATCTCGGCGGACCGGATTCGCCGGAGGCGGTCGAGCCGTTCCTGCGCAACCTCTTCGCCGATCCCGCGATCCTGCGCGTGCCGGCGTTCATCCGGGGTCCGCTCGGCCGCTTCATCGCCCGGCGGCGCGGACCGACGGCGCGCGCGATCTATGCCCAGATCGGCGGTCGCTCGCCGATCCTGCCGCAGACCGAGGCGCAGGCGCGGGCGCTGGAGGCGGTGTTGACGACGCGGCGCGGAGACACCGATTTCCGCGTGTTCGTCGCGATGCGCTACTGGCGGCCGTTCGCGCGCGATGTGATCGTCGATGTGAAGGCGTTCGCGCCGGACCGCGTCGTGCTGCTGCCGCTGTATCCGCAGATGTCGACCACGACGACGGAATCCTCGGTCCGGGAATGGCGGGACGTGGCGCGCGCGGTGGGGCTCTCCGCGTCGACATCGACGGTGTGCTGCTATCCCGCGCAGCGTGGATTCGTCGAGGCCGCCGCGGCGTTGATCCGTCGCGATCTCGACGCGGTCGGCCAGCGGCCGGTACGTCTGCTGTTCTCCGCGCACGGCCTGCCCGAGAAGGTGATCCGCGCCGGCGATCCCTACCAGGCGCAGGTCGAACGCAGCGCGCGGGCCATCGTCGAGCGCCTGTCGATCGACGGCCTCGACCATGCGGTCTGCTACCAGAGCCGGGTCGGCCCGCTGAAATGGATCGGTCCCTCCACCGATTCGGAGATCGCGCGCGCCGGCCGCGACGGGCGCGCCGTCGTGCTGTTTCCGGTGGCGTTCGTGTCGGAGCATTCCGAGACGCTGGTCGAACTCGATATCGAATACCGGCACTTGGCGGAGCGCGCCGGCGTGCCGGCCTACAGGCGCGTGCCGACGGTCGGCGTCGAAGCCGCGTTCATCGACGGCTTGGCGACCCTCGCGTTGACGGCCGCCGGGTCGTCGCGCGCGGTGGTGAACGACGATGGCGACGCGAGCTGCCCGGCGGCGTGCGAGGCCTGCCTATGGCGGTCGCCGATGTTCGCCGCGGCCGCGGGCTGACGGAGGCGCGCGTGGTCTTCCTCGTCGTCAAGGGGCTCCATATCGTCGCCGTCATCTCGTGGATGGCGGGGCTCCTCTATTTGCCGCGCCTGTTCGTCTACCATTGCGACGCGGCACCGGGATCGACCCAGTCGGAGACGTTCAAGGTGATGGAGCGACGCCTGCTGCGGGCCATCATGAACCCCGCGATGTTCGCGGTATGGGGTCTCGGCCTCTACATGGCTTAAGACGCCGGCCACTGGCTGGCGGGCTGGTTCATCGCGAAGATGGTCCTCGTCGTCGCGCTGACGGTCGTGCACCACCTCTACGCCGCGTGGCGCAAGGATTTCGAGCGCGACGCGAACGTCCGGCCGGCGCGGTTCTTCCGGATATGGAACGAGGCGCCGACGCTGCTGATGATCGGGATCGTCTTTCTCGTGGTCCTGAAGCCGTTCTAGCGCCGCCGCGTCCTATGAGACGTCCGGCGGCCCTGGATGGCGCGAGACGTGGCCGGGGATCAACGAGCCGTCGGCCGCGAAAT
The genomic region above belongs to Rhodospirillales bacterium and contains:
- a CDS encoding uroporphyrinogen decarboxylase is translated as MTGKNPRRFDPRRPHALLLLRLHKIHESVKEGWSQKGNVSVDRLLTRVLRGERTPGPPVWLMRQAGRYLPEYRASRARAGSFLDLCYSLDFATEVTLQPIRRFGFDASIIFSDILVGPQAMGRKLWFEEGEGPKLDPMEGPADVARLSSAGLEDRLQPVYEAIRRTRAALPESTDLIGFCGAPFTLACYMIEGGGSRDWFKVKQWAYGHPESFRRLIEALVDACAAHLARQVEAGCDVVQIFDSWAGVLPEEQLFHWSVQPTQAIARKLRERHPGTPVIVFPRGVGPAAMMYRRLPEFAAISIDTGIGAHWAAQELQPHLCVQGNLDPAMLVVGGEAMAHETKRILGKLSGGRHVFNLGHGVVPQTPPDNVARLVDIVRDWSSR
- a CDS encoding helix-hairpin-helix domain-containing protein, whose protein sequence is MPIPKAGTAPKPTPGKPAPKATACPDAKVNVNTATLDELRKLPQIGPQRANAIIKARPYAAPEDILKRKVLKKQVFDRIKACIVAPPAST
- a CDS encoding kinase/pyrophosphorylase, which encodes MVSRGRNFHLHLVSDSTGETVAGVARACLAQFEGVFATEHVWSLVRTTVQMDKVAGAIELNRGPVLYTLVDPELRDCLREHCRRLQLPCIGILDQAISTLGVHFHSKTAMWPGRQHAMDDGYFGRIDAMHYTLAHDDGQSTHDLDEADVVLVGPSRTSKTPTCVYLANRGIKAANVPLVPDVPVPRELETARRPLVVGLVTDAERLVQIRRNRLQLLREDADTAYTDLEVVQGEMRAARQLYARHNWASIDVTRRSIEETAAAILQMIDRRREATGPVRMETT
- the hemH gene encoding ferrochelatase, with the translated sequence MSRVAVVLFNLGGPDSPEAVEPFLRNLFADPAILRVPAFIRGPLGRFIARRRGPTARAIYAQIGGRSPILPQTEAQARALEAVLTTRRGDTDFRVFVAMRYWRPFARDVIVDVKAFAPDRVVLLPLYPQMSTTTTESSVREWRDVARAVGLSASTSTVCCYPAQRGFVEAAAALIRRDLDAVGQRPVRLLFSAHGLPEKVIRAGDPYQAQVERSARAIVERLSIDGLDHAVCYQSRVGPLKWIGPSTDSEIARAGRDGRAVVLFPVAFVSEHSETLVELDIEYRHLAERAGVPAYRRVPTVGVEAAFIDGLATLALTAAGSSRAVVNDDGDASCPAACEACLWRSPMFAAAAG
- a CDS encoding tetratricopeptide repeat protein, which gives rise to MTFARSEFGSFIHGNAMFIAVGAILFCIALVFLHARGGSAVRMVMMVLLMIVAPTAVIGVGGWLWFGDDHSSARAAESAPMSQWGDSDKGAKLVARADAHLRKGEIEPARQALLQALETFHRARNTLGEGKAYVELGDLARRGGDTARTAEMYKAAVDLFRRDENRPGLASALRARGELERLTGRFDEARKSYEESRDLYRRIDDRLGEADTLLSLGELARNRGDRNGAVDAYTAATALYRADRFRVGEARAMIGFGDLHLDDGDVKTATAFYEEAVVAFRGGGKGGSEGQALVAMADAALAAKRLPEARRDYETARALFKRGGYLSGEAQALIGLGLAERTGGTPARATEFLNAALATARRAGDAAAEAVAADALRDPAFALRSRHRTRFFSQR
- a CDS encoding [protein-PII] uridylyltransferase translates to MAAGLYDHIVRPRLIVDRRALSTTLAAAVDDAESVDSARGPVLTAFKDALARGRQEIRRRFEGEGADATPAARRVGATDGANDGPAVLAATSYLMDQLVRTLFDFANEHVYPAANPSMAEQIAMVATGGYGRAELAPQSDIDLLFLLPYKQTPRGEQIVEYMLYFLWDLGLKVGHATRSVEECLRQADKDQTIRTALLEMRYLWGERDLYDRLKREFTQKFLTTDGRDFLEAKLAERDARHQRMGDSRYVVEPNVKDGKGGLRDLHTLFWIAKYLYRVDSVAGLVEKEVLTRGEARQFQRAERLFVTVRCHIHFLTGRPDDRLSFDLQREIATRLGYQDRPGSRGVERFMKHYYLHAKTVGDLTRIFVAALEAGRRRKPRLRLLWESLRPRQLEGFKLDGERLAVGGADDFIRDPVRFLSLFRVAQENDVDIHPATLRLVTQNIKLVDARLRENPDANRLFLELLTSRKDPETSLRRLNEAGVFGRFVPDFGRVVAQTQHDMYHTYTVDEHTIRAIGILSRIEAGALKEDHPVASDVVHKVLSREVLYLAVLLHDIAKGRNGDHSVLGAEIANQLCPRLGLDAASTETVAWLVRHHLAMSATAFQRDLQDGKTISDFAKLVQSPERLRLLLVLTVCDIRAVGPSVWNGWKAALLRQLYFATEEVLSGGTLQGGRAERVKAVQVEMARRLAGWTQADMDAHLALGNPAYWLSFDPGTLARHAELVRKAGGDSPLRIEHRVDPERAATELIVYTLDTHGLFARLAGAMAVSGATIVDAKIFTLSNGMALDTFWIQDLDGKPFDRADRLARLRGRIELALTNRLDVAGELAKARPNYPTRDRVFTVEPRVLVDNNASRAHTVIEVNGRDRPGFLHVVTRALAGQHLQIASAHVTTYGERAVDVFYVKDLFGLKVVNPQKLTDIETGVTAAIRAFERGDPASPSSAARAA